TGCCGTCACATTCATGTTCTATAGTCTCGTTTGTTGCGACATTACGCAATGTAACGGACTGGAGCTTTTCACCATAAACAACATCGGTCACTTCTGTTGAGTGTGAGATCGTTGAATTAGGGCGCGATTGTAATTCGTCTTGTGCGCTTTGAGCTGCAAAGAATGTATCCATTTTCTCCACAAGCATGAGTTCTTCAATTCCTTGATCGAGCAGGGCGATGGCTTCATCAAAACCACTATTACCGCCACCTACCACAAGAACTTTTTTCCCTTTATACGCAGCGCCATCACAGATGGCACAAAAATGGACGTTATCGCATTCTCCAGCTACTTCCAGTGGAACAGGCTTGCGTCCTGTTGCTACGATTACCGCTTTTGCTTTGTAAACAGTGTCGTCGGCTTCGATAATTTTTTCTTCGCCCGAGAAGTCGATAGCATCAATACAAGCTGCTTCTTCAATGTCTACACCAAGAGCTTCCACCTGTTCTTGAATGCGTTCAACTAATTCCATCCCACCTATGCTGGTGTAGGACGGCATGTTTTCAACGACTTTTGTCCAGTTAACAAGCCCGCCGCACGCATTCTCGTCAAGGATGAGAACACGTAGGTTTGCCCGCGCTCCGTAAATGGCAGACGTCATGCCTGCAACTCCGCCGCCTAAGATGATTAAATCGTATGTTGTGTTCATTGTCGTTATCCCTAACTTTACGAGTTACAGGGAGGCGTGGAGAGTTTTTAGTTCACGCGGGTTCATTAAACCGGAGTGAACTTTTACAACTTCACCGTTGCGAACAAACACGAGTGTAGGGACACGTTCAAATGAAAGCTTTTTCATTAATTCAGGATGAATTTCGCTATCTATGCTGAAAATTTCTACAGATGGCGCTTTTGCTGAAAATTTAATCAGAACTTTTTCCATATTTTTGCAATGCGGACACAACTCTTTATGGAAAAAGAGAATTGCGTCAGAAAGAGATGCAAAGAAATTATCGAGGTGTTCTTTTGGAATCGAGGTAATGGTACTCATAGAAATATCTCCAAAAAATTTTATTCATAAACAAGAGAAGAGAGACCTTCAATGTCGAGGATGTGTATCTTGTTCTTCGGCAGCATTTTAATAAGCTCTGCCTTCTCTAGTTCCTTGAGTGATTTGTATAGCGTAGCCCTGTGTGCACCAAGTATGCTGGCTATGTCTTTCATTCGTAATGAACCTAAAGAGATAACTTCGTTTGCGTGAAGCGGTGCTGAGTTATAGCGTAGAAGAATAAATTTAATTATCCGCTGATCCAACGAGTCTAAGCCTAAAGAAGCTGACTGGTTGCTGAGGACGCTTATTTTCTCAGAGAGTGTACGAATGATGTCTTTTGCAATTTCCGGATACTTGGGTAACATTTCTTCCACAGTTTTTCGGGAAAAGAAATATACTGTAGCATCTTGATAACAGGAAAAATAGCTGCGGATAGGTCTATTAATAAAGAACGGAGCTTCGCTGAATAACGAGTTCTGCTCGATATGCATAATAATTTTTTCCGCACCATCCCATGCCGTGCGTTGCATACGCACAATACCGGACTGCAAGTAGCAGAGTTCCTGAACCAGCTCTCCTGCATTGATGATGACTTCACCATGCTTGAATTCTTTTTTGCGTCCGAGGTGCAACACCTGTTCCCAGGCGTGGCTATCAACGTGAACCCGCCAGAATTCGTCTACATCGTGTGTGATCATGATTCGTCCTTCTCAATACAAGAGAGCCTATTCAGTTCTCGTTATCTTTACTTATGTGGTGCGGAGTTCACCAATGAACAGCTTTAATTGCTGTAGCAGTTCTTTGGCTTTCTCCGGATTGTCATTAATTATGTTCTTTAATTGGAACTGGTCAACCCGTCGGTCAAAAAGCTCATCAGATTGAGGTACAGAAACTTCTGCCCCGGGAACACATGTCCACATTTCTTCTTTTACTTCTAGCTTTGCAGACTGTTCACCAGCGTTACCGCCTGAGCCTGAACCATCGTAGAAGATTTTGTTCATGGAATCTGTGTCGATCTCTTTTTGCAACCAATGGATATAGCTATAATTATGAGTGATTATAGACCAGGACATACCGTAGTATCCAGCAATCGCAAAGTCACGAACCTTTTCAATTTCGCCCCGCATTACGGGGAGTAAACTGATTCCCTGAAGTTCATCAGCATCAAACGTGTTGATGCCTTCGTGTCCGGTTTCTTCCAGAGCATTTGAATCATCAAGACCAAGTGCATCAAGAATTGTGGCTGTAATATCGACGTTTTGAACAAAGCTGTCGATACGTTTGCCACCCTCCAGACCCGGTACATGTGCGAGCAGTGGTACGTGTACAAGTTCTTCGTAAGGCCAAGGGCGACATTTACGCATGAGACCGTGGCCGTGCTCATCATTACCCATAGGCTGTCCATGGTCGGAGGTAACAACTACCATTGTTTTTTCCCACAGACCTTGAGCTTTCAGAGAATCGAATAGCTTGCCGAGCCACTTATCCACCAGAGTCACTTTTTCAGCATACAATGCGCGGATGTGCTCACATTCTTCTTCGGTCATTACGCCTTCGATTTCTGTCCAAGGTGCAATGAGAAGCGGGTTCCCTTTGTAATCAGGGTTGTATGGGCATGGTCTTTCTTCCCATACGGAAGGTGGATCCCAAGGCTCATGCGGATCAAACGAATCGAGCCATAAGAAGAACGGACGGTTTGGATCGCGTTTTTCTTTAATCCAGTTGTCAGCTTCAGAAATAACTACCGATGCATAGTTATCTGCATCAGACTGCCAGTCCTGACGTTGACGGAGATAACATTCGGTTTCACGAATTAATGATTTACTTGAATCATCGTATTCGCCGTTTGCATTCTTTTTGAGCCATTCAGGAGAAAGAAAATCTTCTCCTTTAAACTTATCATTAAGATGGACGTTGCTGAATGTTTCGTGATCCAGCTCATGCCCGTTACAAAAACGGACATAATCGAAACCGCGTGAATATCCATATTTAGGCAAGCGCATTGGTGGTGTGTCGTAGACTAATGCAGTCTGAACTTCACGACACCAGAGCATGTCTGTAATTGTGGTGTCTTCTGTCGTAAGAGGACGCCAGCCACTGTATGGTAAAGTAAAACGTCCTGTCATTAATGCTCTGCGTACAGGAATGGTAGGCAGCCCTTCACTGTATGCATTCTCAAAGAGAAACCCCTTATCCGCGAATTTATCGAGGTTTGGAGTTTTTACTTCTTTGTTTCCGTAGCAGCCAAGATAGTTGAACTGCAACGTGTCAAGCATGATGAATAAAACGTTTTTGATGTTTTTCCGAGGCATAGTAAATCCTTCAACAATTATGCTGTGCTACTTTCTTTGCTCAGGGCGAGTGGGCGAACCGGCTCACCTTTCGTATTAAAAATCCCAAATCCTGTGACAGCACATGCCATGGAAATGAGTGGTATTGTGAAGTTAAAGAATGCGTACGGCATAAAGTCGACAGCACTCACACCGAGAACTCCTAGAATATAGAAAGCATGCACACTCCATGGGACAAGAGGGCAACCGAGAGTTCCGGCGTCTTCACATGTTCGGGAGAGAACCTGCGGGGCGATATCAGCATCCTTATATGAGTCGCTGAATGCACGTCCCGGAACAACAACAGCCAGAATCTGGCTACCTGTACCGAGAAGGATAATGTATGCAGCAACCAGTGTTGCACCTACAAGGCTAGTGGCAGACTTGGCTCCACGGAGCATAGCTTCAAGCAATACTTCAAGAACGCGTGCTTTTTCAAGAATGCCGCCAAAAGCCATACCGCTTGTGAGCAGGAGAATTGTAACCATGATGCTCATAAGACCACCACGGGAAAGAAGTTTGTTCAGTTCCGGTGAAGCTGTGGCAGCTTTGTAGCCACGAGTCATTTGTCCTGCGAGTTCTGCAATGGTAGAGCCTTCGAAGACTGCAATTGCAAGCGCACTTACGAGGCAGACAATCATTACCGGCAGTACAGGGAATCGTTTGTACGCAAGAATGATCATTAATGCCGGTGGAATAAATACGATAGGTGACAGGTTGAATGATGCTTCAAGGTTAGAAAGAATCACATTGATATTGGCGACACTACCGGAGTCTCCAGTATGCATTGAGCCGAGCAGCCAGTAGCCAATCAAAGTGATGATTGCTGCTGGAACAGTTGTCCAGAGCATTGAAGATATGTGTGTGAACAGCGGAACCCCACATACCGTCGCTGTAATGTTCGTAGAATCAGATACTGGAGACATTTTATCTCCGAAGTACGCACCGGAAACAATCGCACCTACTGTCCATGCAGGATCAAATTGCATAGCGCCGCCCACCCCAAGCAGTGCTACACCGATGGTGCCCATTGTGCCGAAAGATGTGCCTGTGGCCAGCGAAGCCACTGAGCAGAGGATAAAGGTTGAAACAAGAAAATGTTCGGGAGAAATAAATTTTAATCCCCAATAAATAATCGCTGGGATGGTACCGGAAGCCATCCATGCCGGAATAATCATTCCGACAATCATTAAGATGGCAACAGCCAGCTGGATTCTTCCAACGGCAGACAGCATGCCTTCCTGTAATTCTTCCCATGAATATCCGATTCGTAGTGACATGACGCCAGCAAGTACCACGGCAACTAATAGTGGCAGAACAGGAGGACGTACGCCGAGAATAACTGTGCCGTAGAGAATAACGGCAACGGGAAGGGAAAAGGTTAGAAGAGCCCACAAGAGTGATGGCTTTCTTCTTTCAGAGCTCATAGTGACTCCTAATAGCAGGGAGTATGGTAATGCGCTTTACCAGACTAGGAATAATAAGAAGCGGTACTCCCAATCTCGCTCCATTCCTCCTCTTTTTTCACCCCAATAGTACATAAACATTTCATTACGTACTATAACGAGAGCCAACCCTGCAATAAACAAACACAAGAGTCCGTTGCAAATACAACAACCTACATAAAAAAAGGAGAGCTTATGCTCTCCTTTTGTCGTTAACAATGCTTGGCCGAACTATTTAGGTAACAACAGCCAAACGGCGCCGTCTGCGTTCATGTGGCCAGCAATCCATGTAGCATCTTCACCGTAGCCGCTGAAGAGATCTAAATGGTGTTTTTTGATAGCGCCACCAGTATCCTGTGCGAGTCCTAATCCTTTCATATTATCTCCGTACTGGAATGCACCTTTTTCATTTTTTTCGGGCATTGGTACATCAAAAAGGAACATACTTCCCAGAGGAATGAATGATGGATCTGTTGCCAGTGAAACGCGTGGTGTAAGGGTTTGCCCCATTGCACCGTACGGACCGCTGTCTGAGAGTCTGAAGAACACATAGCTTGGATTAGTGCCCAGAAGCTTATATGTGTCTTCTGGATTGTCATCAAAGTATTTTCGAATGGCCTGCATAGACACACCATCTTTAGGCAGTAAGCCTTTACGAAGCATGACGCCACCTAAAGAAACATATGGTCGACCGTTTTTTCCGTCATACAGAATATGTGTGGTTGATCCATCTTCCAGAAGGAGTCGGCCGGAGCCTTGAATCTGTAAGAAAAAAATATCCAGCGGATCTTTTGCCCATGCGATTTCAAGACCACGTGAGCCTAGTGCACCCTTAAGGTCGATTGCGTTTCTGTCATAGTACGGAACGGCTTTGCCGGAATCTATGCGGTAGATTGCACGCTGGCCTTTCCATCGTGGATGAATATCTCCAAGGTTCAGTACCTGAAGATCGGAAGGCTTTGCGTACAGTGG
Above is a genomic segment from Halodesulfovibrio sp. MK-HDV containing:
- a CDS encoding NAD(P)/FAD-dependent oxidoreductase; translation: MNTTYDLIILGGGVAGMTSAIYGARANLRVLILDENACGGLVNWTKVVENMPSYTSIGGMELVERIQEQVEALGVDIEEAACIDAIDFSGEEKIIEADDTVYKAKAVIVATGRKPVPLEVAGECDNVHFCAICDGAAYKGKKVLVVGGGNSGFDEAIALLDQGIEELMLVEKMDTFFAAQSAQDELQSRPNSTISHSTEVTDVVYGEKLQSVTLRNVATNETIEHECDGIFVFMGQEPGTEVFEGQLSLDKQGYIDTDDLMKTSVAGVFAAGDVRQKKYRQITTAMADGTIAALEAERFIHSITE
- a CDS encoding thioredoxin family protein, which codes for MSTITSIPKEHLDNFFASLSDAILFFHKELCPHCKNMEKVLIKFSAKAPSVEIFSIDSEIHPELMKKLSFERVPTLVFVRNGEVVKVHSGLMNPRELKTLHASL
- a CDS encoding Crp/Fnr family transcriptional regulator yields the protein MITHDVDEFWRVHVDSHAWEQVLHLGRKKEFKHGEVIINAGELVQELCYLQSGIVRMQRTAWDGAEKIIMHIEQNSLFSEAPFFINRPIRSYFSCYQDATVYFFSRKTVEEMLPKYPEIAKDIIRTLSEKISVLSNQSASLGLDSLDQRIIKFILLRYNSAPLHANEVISLGSLRMKDIASILGAHRATLYKSLKELEKAELIKMLPKNKIHILDIEGLSSLVYE
- a CDS encoding sulfatase, whose amino-acid sequence is MPRKNIKNVLFIMLDTLQFNYLGCYGNKEVKTPNLDKFADKGFLFENAYSEGLPTIPVRRALMTGRFTLPYSGWRPLTTEDTTITDMLWCREVQTALVYDTPPMRLPKYGYSRGFDYVRFCNGHELDHETFSNVHLNDKFKGEDFLSPEWLKKNANGEYDDSSKSLIRETECYLRQRQDWQSDADNYASVVISEADNWIKEKRDPNRPFFLWLDSFDPHEPWDPPSVWEERPCPYNPDYKGNPLLIAPWTEIEGVMTEEECEHIRALYAEKVTLVDKWLGKLFDSLKAQGLWEKTMVVVTSDHGQPMGNDEHGHGLMRKCRPWPYEELVHVPLLAHVPGLEGGKRIDSFVQNVDITATILDALGLDDSNALEETGHEGINTFDADELQGISLLPVMRGEIEKVRDFAIAGYYGMSWSIITHNYSYIHWLQKEIDTDSMNKIFYDGSGSGGNAGEQSAKLEVKEEMWTCVPGAEVSVPQSDELFDRRVDQFQLKNIINDNPEKAKELLQQLKLFIGELRTT
- the nhaC gene encoding Na+/H+ antiporter NhaC; this translates as MSSERRKPSLLWALLTFSLPVAVILYGTVILGVRPPVLPLLVAVVLAGVMSLRIGYSWEELQEGMLSAVGRIQLAVAILMIVGMIIPAWMASGTIPAIIYWGLKFISPEHFLVSTFILCSVASLATGTSFGTMGTIGVALLGVGGAMQFDPAWTVGAIVSGAYFGDKMSPVSDSTNITATVCGVPLFTHISSMLWTTVPAAIITLIGYWLLGSMHTGDSGSVANINVILSNLEASFNLSPIVFIPPALMIILAYKRFPVLPVMIVCLVSALAIAVFEGSTIAELAGQMTRGYKAATASPELNKLLSRGGLMSIMVTILLLTSGMAFGGILEKARVLEVLLEAMLRGAKSATSLVGATLVAAYIILLGTGSQILAVVVPGRAFSDSYKDADIAPQVLSRTCEDAGTLGCPLVPWSVHAFYILGVLGVSAVDFMPYAFFNFTIPLISMACAVTGFGIFNTKGEPVRPLALSKESSTA
- a CDS encoding MltA domain-containing protein; translated protein: MYAKPSDLQVLNLGDIHPRWKGQRAIYRIDSGKAVPYYDRNAIDLKGALGSRGLEIAWAKDPLDIFFLQIQGSGRLLLEDGSTTHILYDGKNGRPYVSLGGVMLRKGLLPKDGVSMQAIRKYFDDNPEDTYKLLGTNPSYVFFRLSDSGPYGAMGQTLTPRVSLATDPSFIPLGSMFLFDVPMPEKNEKGAFQYGDNMKGLGLAQDTGGAIKKHHLDLFSGYGEDATWIAGHMNADGAVWLLLPK